The segment AAAATATGGCAATAGTCAACTTAAAATATTGTTGCAATCTAAAGCTTCAGATGAAATAATTATAACTAAAAATAAGACTTCAGAATTTAAATAATGGTTAAATATGTAGTTTCATTTTTGTTAATAAAAGAGACAAACTGAGTTACTTTTCAATTCTTTTTTTTCTTTTTAATCAGTTTTACTCCCTTTTATAGAGGTTCATAGTTTGTCAAACTTTTTATTTTACTTACTTTAGAGAACAAATAGAAATTGAACGTTTATGAAAAGCAATTTAAAATTTACAAATTATTTTTTTATACTATTAATAAGTATTTTATGTAGTGCTTGTTTAACAAATGTTGAAGAAGAAATTATAGATGATGGAGGTTATTCTCCTTGCGAAACGATTACGTATACTTTAAGTATAAAACCTATAATAGATAATAATTGTGTTCAATGTCATAGTTCAGCAGGTAATTCCCCTAATTTAACCA is part of the Polaribacter sp. SA4-10 genome and harbors:
- a CDS encoding cytochrome c, with protein sequence MKSNLKFTNYFFILLISILCSACLTNVEEEIIDDGGYSPCETITYTLSIKPIIDNNCVQCHSSAGNSPNLTTYNGISANASIVKAEVSSRRMPQGSAITNDEINAISCWVDNGALNN